Proteins from a genomic interval of Aureimonas sp. AU20:
- the leuS gene encoding leucine--tRNA ligase has protein sequence MAIERYNPRAAEPRWQERWASETLFETRSDAPGEKYYVLEMFPYPSGRIHMGHVRNYAMGDVVARYKRAKGFNVLHPMGWDAFGMPAENAAMQNKVHPAKWTYENIATMRGQLKSMGLSLDWSREFATCDVDYYHRQQMLFLDLLEKGLAYRRKSKVNWDPVDNTVLANEQVIDGRGWRSGALVEQRELTQWFFRITDYADDLLAALDHLPGWPEKVRTMQRNWIGKSEGLLVRWALAEGSASADMTEVEVFTTRPDTLFGASFLAVAADHPLAKRAAASNPELAAFIEDVKRGGTSAAEIETAEKRGFDTGLTVAHPFDAGWTLPVYVANFVLMEYGTGAIFGCPAHDQRDLDFARKYDLPVTPVVLPEGADADAFTVENTAYDGEGRLFHSRFLDGMTPAEGFAEVARRLEGAVLNGRPQAERKVNFRLRDWGVSRQRYWGCPIPVLHCEACGVVPEARENLPVRLPDDIDFDKPGNPLDRHPTWRQTSCPQCGGPALRETDTMDTFVDSSWYFARFTAPHANEPTDPQIANAWLPVDQYIGGIEHAILHLLYSRFFTRAMRATGHVDLDEPFKGLFTQGMVVHETYRALGDGAREWVPPSDVVIEEVDGVRRARRLSTGAEIEIGSIEKMSKSKKNVVDPDDIIASLGADTARWFMLSDSPPERDVIWTEAGAEGAHRFVQRVWRLVAETAEHLGPAGADTDAAPSDAAKLVRRAAHRTAAGVGDDIERLAFNKGVARLYELVNALSAAFTPEALAADSSLRVAARESLSILVRLVAPMMPHLAEECWQVLGEPGLCAAQGWPAIDAALLVDDEIVLPVQINGKKRGDITVPAKAEKGEIEAATLALDFVQDALAGAAPKRIVVVPGRIVNVVV, from the coding sequence ATGGCCATCGAACGATACAATCCCCGCGCCGCAGAACCCCGTTGGCAGGAGCGCTGGGCTTCCGAGACGCTGTTCGAGACGCGGAGCGACGCGCCGGGCGAGAAATACTACGTGCTGGAAATGTTCCCCTATCCCTCGGGGCGCATCCACATGGGCCATGTCAGAAACTACGCGATGGGCGACGTGGTCGCCCGCTACAAGCGCGCCAAGGGCTTCAACGTCCTGCACCCGATGGGGTGGGACGCGTTCGGCATGCCCGCCGAGAACGCCGCGATGCAGAACAAGGTCCACCCGGCCAAGTGGACCTACGAGAACATCGCGACCATGCGCGGGCAGTTGAAAAGCATGGGCCTGTCGCTCGACTGGTCGCGCGAGTTCGCGACCTGCGACGTCGACTACTACCACCGCCAGCAGATGCTGTTTCTCGACCTGCTCGAGAAGGGCCTCGCCTACCGCCGCAAGTCCAAGGTCAACTGGGACCCGGTCGACAACACCGTGCTTGCCAACGAACAGGTGATCGACGGGCGCGGCTGGCGCTCGGGCGCCCTGGTCGAGCAGCGCGAGCTGACGCAGTGGTTCTTCCGCATCACCGACTATGCCGACGACCTGCTCGCCGCGCTGGACCACCTGCCCGGCTGGCCGGAAAAGGTGCGCACCATGCAGCGCAACTGGATCGGCAAGTCGGAAGGTCTCTTGGTCCGCTGGGCGCTGGCCGAGGGCTCGGCAAGCGCCGACATGACCGAAGTCGAGGTCTTCACCACGCGGCCCGATACGCTGTTCGGCGCGAGCTTCCTGGCGGTCGCCGCCGACCATCCGCTGGCGAAGCGGGCGGCCGCGAGCAATCCCGAGCTCGCCGCCTTCATCGAGGACGTGAAGCGCGGCGGCACCTCGGCGGCCGAGATCGAAACGGCGGAAAAGCGCGGTTTCGACACGGGCCTCACCGTCGCGCACCCTTTCGACGCCGGCTGGACGCTGCCGGTCTATGTCGCAAATTTCGTTTTGATGGAATACGGCACGGGCGCGATCTTCGGCTGCCCCGCGCACGACCAGCGCGATCTCGACTTCGCCCGCAAATACGACCTGCCCGTCACCCCCGTCGTCCTGCCCGAGGGCGCGGACGCGGATGCCTTCACGGTCGAAAACACGGCGTATGACGGCGAAGGCCGCCTGTTCCACTCGCGCTTCCTCGACGGAATGACGCCGGCAGAGGGCTTTGCCGAGGTCGCCCGGCGCCTCGAGGGCGCGGTGCTGAACGGCCGTCCGCAGGCGGAGCGCAAGGTGAATTTCCGCCTGCGCGACTGGGGCGTGTCGCGCCAGCGCTACTGGGGCTGCCCGATACCGGTTCTCCATTGCGAGGCTTGCGGCGTGGTGCCCGAGGCGCGCGAAAACCTGCCCGTGCGCCTGCCCGACGACATCGACTTCGACAAGCCGGGCAACCCGCTCGACCGCCATCCGACCTGGCGCCAGACAAGCTGCCCGCAATGCGGCGGCCCGGCCCTGCGCGAAACCGACACGATGGACACGTTCGTCGACTCGTCCTGGTACTTCGCGCGCTTCACCGCCCCGCACGCGAACGAGCCGACCGATCCGCAGATCGCCAATGCCTGGCTGCCGGTGGACCAGTATATCGGCGGCATCGAGCACGCGATCCTGCATCTTCTCTATTCCCGCTTCTTCACGCGGGCGATGCGCGCCACCGGCCATGTCGATCTGGACGAGCCGTTCAAGGGCCTGTTCACGCAGGGGATGGTGGTGCACGAGACCTATCGCGCCCTGGGGGACGGAGCCCGTGAGTGGGTGCCGCCTTCCGACGTGGTGATTGAGGAAGTGGACGGGGTGCGCCGCGCCAGGCGCCTGTCCACCGGGGCCGAGATCGAGATCGGCTCGATCGAGAAGATGTCGAAGTCCAAGAAGAACGTCGTGGACCCCGACGACATCATCGCCTCGCTCGGCGCCGACACGGCGCGCTGGTTCATGCTGTCCGACTCGCCGCCTGAGCGCGACGTGATCTGGACCGAGGCGGGCGCCGAGGGCGCGCATCGCTTCGTCCAGCGCGTCTGGCGCCTCGTAGCCGAAACGGCGGAGCATCTCGGGCCCGCCGGCGCGGACACGGACGCCGCCCCGAGCGACGCCGCCAAGCTCGTCCGCCGGGCGGCGCACCGCACGGCGGCGGGCGTCGGAGACGATATCGAGCGGCTCGCCTTCAACAAGGGTGTGGCGCGGCTCTACGAGCTGGTGAACGCGCTGTCCGCCGCCTTCACGCCGGAGGCGCTGGCCGCCGACAGCAGCCTGCGGGTCGCCGCGCGTGAATCCCTCTCCATCCTCGTGCGCCTCGTCGCGCCGATGATGCCGCATCTGGCGGAGGAATGCTGGCAGGTGCTGGGCGAGCCCGGCCTCTGTGCCGCGCAAGGCTGGCCGGCGATCGACGCCGCGCTGCTCGTCGACGACGAGATCGTGCTGCCCGTGCAGATCAACGGCAAGAAGCGGGGCGACATCACCGTTCCCGCGAAAGCCGAGAAGGGCGAGATCGAAGCGGCCACCCTGGCGCTCGATTTCGTGCAAGATGCGCTCGCCGGCGCCGCGCCCAAGCGGATCGTCGTGGTGCCCGGGAGGATCGTCAATGTCGTCGTCTAG
- a CDS encoding YggS family pyridoxal phosphate-dependent enzyme, whose translation MSETAVDRLHEIRARIREAEAEARRPAGSVQLVAVSKTFEAEEIRPVLEAGQRVFGENRVQEAQGKWPALRETFPDLELHLIGPLQSNKTAEAVALFDVIETVDREKIAAEIAKEMQKQGRALRLYVQVNIGEEAQKAGIPPREAVGFVKHCREAHGLAIEGLMCIPPAEEHPGPYFALLEKIAGEAGVEKLSMGMSGDFERAIPFGATSVRVGSAIFGSRS comes from the coding sequence ATGAGCGAGACCGCCGTCGACCGCCTTCACGAAATCCGCGCCCGCATCCGCGAGGCGGAAGCTGAGGCCCGGCGCCCGGCGGGCAGCGTCCAACTCGTCGCCGTGTCGAAGACCTTCGAGGCCGAGGAGATCCGCCCCGTGCTGGAGGCCGGGCAGCGCGTCTTCGGCGAGAACCGGGTGCAGGAAGCGCAGGGCAAGTGGCCGGCGCTGCGCGAGACCTTTCCCGATCTGGAACTCCACCTCATCGGCCCGCTCCAGTCCAACAAGACGGCCGAGGCTGTGGCGCTGTTCGACGTGATCGAGACGGTGGACCGCGAGAAGATCGCCGCCGAGATCGCCAAGGAAATGCAGAAGCAGGGCAGGGCGCTTCGCCTCTATGTCCAGGTCAATATCGGCGAGGAAGCGCAGAAGGCCGGCATTCCGCCGCGCGAGGCGGTGGGTTTCGTCAAGCATTGCCGCGAGGCGCACGGCCTCGCGATCGAAGGGCTCATGTGCATTCCGCCCGCCGAGGAGCATCCCGGTCCCTACTTCGCGTTGCTCGAGAAGATCGCGGGCGAGGCGGGAGTGGAGAAGCTGTCCATGGGCATGTCCGGCGATTTCGAGCGCGCCATCCCCTTCGGCGCCACCAGCGTGCGCGTCGGCTCGGCGATCTTCGGCTCACGCTCGTAG
- a CDS encoding DedA family protein, whose amino-acid sequence MEAVLAPLVASLVAVMSAGGLVGVAVLMGLESACLPLPSEIIMPFAGYLASTGQFSLLAAALAGAIGCNIGSHLAYEIGARGGRPFVERLIRRAHWGTKELALSDRFFARYGSLAIFIGRLLPVVRTFLSLPAGIARMNLWRFHLYTFTGSFLWCYALAWLGARLGEHWNDTPWVKTAFHVADALVILAVIVGAVWFWRSRGRSRA is encoded by the coding sequence ATGGAAGCCGTGCTTGCTCCCCTCGTCGCCAGCCTTGTCGCTGTCATGTCAGCCGGCGGGTTGGTGGGCGTCGCCGTATTGATGGGGCTGGAGTCGGCCTGCCTGCCGCTGCCCTCCGAGATCATCATGCCCTTTGCCGGCTATCTCGCCTCGACCGGGCAGTTCAGCCTTCTGGCGGCAGCGTTGGCCGGGGCGATCGGCTGCAATATCGGCTCGCATCTCGCCTACGAGATCGGCGCGCGGGGCGGGCGGCCCTTCGTGGAGCGGCTGATCCGCCGGGCGCACTGGGGCACCAAGGAGCTGGCGCTGTCGGACCGGTTCTTCGCCCGCTACGGCTCGCTCGCCATCTTCATCGGCCGCCTCCTGCCCGTGGTGCGCACCTTCCTGTCGCTGCCCGCCGGCATCGCGCGGATGAATCTCTGGCGCTTCCACCTCTACACGTTCACCGGCTCGTTTCTCTGGTGCTACGCCCTCGCCTGGCTCGGCGCGCGCCTCGGCGAGCACTGGAACGACACGCCCTGGGTCAAGACCGCCTTCCACGTGGCCGACGCGCTGGTGATCCTCGCCGTCATCGTCGGCGCCGTCTGGTTCTGGCGCAGCCGGGGCCGCAGCCGCGCCTGA
- a CDS encoding AI-2E family transporter, translating into MQNPFSSSSSGPAPTPAATPRPVAYRTVSIAAIVLGMILAVVVFSYAATGFFLIFASLLLAAIFCGVARLFQRLGLPRWASLLLVYLLTFAMILAPVAWGGIALVQEFNNLLAGVREQADKLLHSLQQMGLPVDPGSGSKSFEDLLPSGLASSAGQALFGALGAVGNFFVVLFLAIFVSWQPGVYRDGVVSLFPKEKRARVSAVLKKAAHSLILWVAGDAISMALIFTVSWAGLLLIGVNNAFLLALQAGLLAFVPTVGAFVAGAIIVLAALAQGVDMALWALGLYLLIQGVESNVAQPIAQRYTTSLPPALTLGAQVIFGLLFGLLGFVLAVPVVAVVRTLVREFYIDDVLGGPVKRED; encoded by the coding sequence GTGCAGAATCCCTTTTCCAGCTCCTCGTCCGGCCCCGCGCCCACGCCGGCCGCGACGCCGCGCCCGGTGGCCTATCGCACGGTGTCGATCGCGGCGATCGTGCTCGGGATGATCCTGGCCGTGGTGGTGTTCTCTTACGCCGCCACGGGCTTCTTCCTGATCTTCGCCTCGCTGCTGCTGGCGGCCATCTTCTGCGGCGTCGCGCGCCTGTTCCAGCGCCTCGGCCTGCCGCGCTGGGCCTCGCTGCTTCTGGTCTATCTCCTGACCTTCGCCATGATCCTCGCCCCCGTAGCCTGGGGCGGCATCGCGCTGGTGCAGGAGTTCAACAATCTTCTGGCCGGCGTGCGCGAGCAGGCCGACAAGCTCCTGCATTCGCTGCAGCAGATGGGCCTGCCGGTGGACCCCGGCTCCGGCTCGAAATCCTTCGAGGATCTCCTGCCCTCGGGCCTCGCCTCCTCGGCGGGGCAGGCACTGTTCGGCGCGCTGGGCGCGGTGGGCAATTTCTTCGTGGTGCTGTTCCTCGCTATCTTCGTGTCCTGGCAGCCGGGCGTCTACCGAGACGGGGTCGTCTCGCTGTTTCCCAAGGAGAAGCGCGCGCGCGTCTCGGCGGTTTTGAAGAAGGCCGCCCATTCGCTGATCCTCTGGGTGGCGGGCGACGCCATCTCCATGGCGCTGATCTTCACCGTCTCCTGGGCGGGCCTGCTTCTGATCGGCGTCAACAACGCCTTTCTCCTGGCGCTCCAGGCCGGCCTTCTCGCCTTCGTGCCGACCGTGGGCGCCTTCGTGGCGGGGGCGATCATCGTCCTGGCCGCGCTTGCGCAGGGCGTCGACATGGCGCTCTGGGCGCTCGGCCTCTACCTTCTTATTCAGGGCGTGGAAAGCAATGTCGCCCAGCCCATCGCCCAGCGCTACACGACCTCGCTGCCGCCGGCGCTCACGCTCGGCGCGCAGGTGATCTTCGGGCTCCTGTTCGGGCTTCTCGGCTTCGTTCTCGCCGTGCCCGTGGTCGCCGTGGTGCGCACGCTCGTGCGTGAGTTCTATATCGACGACGTGCTCGGAGGCCCGGTGAAGCGGGAAGACTGA
- the acs gene encoding acetate--CoA ligase — protein MTTLPVKDEWKAGALLTQADYASWYEKSVGDPDGFWREHGQRLDWIKPYAKVKNTSFAPGNVSIKWFEDGTLNLSVNCLDRHLDKRGDQTAILWEGDDPSESRAISYRELHGEVSRMANVLKDMGARRGDRVSIYMPMIPEAAVAMLACARIGAVHSVVFGGFSPDALGGRMEGSGSRILVTADEGLRAGRKVPLKSNADKAIEIAAKSGHTVEKVLVVRRTGAEVPVTPGRDVWWHEAREQVSADCPPEEMGAEDPLFILYTSGSTGKPKGVLHTTGGYLVWASMTHQYVFDYREGEVFWCTADVGWVTGHSYTVYGPLANGGTTLMFEGVPNYPDAGRMWQVVDKHGVNIFYTAPTAIRALMGAGDEFVAKSSRKSIRVLGSVGEPINPEAWNWYYRVVGEERCPIVDTWWQTETGGILITPLPGATDLKPGSATRPFFGVQPQLVDGEGKVLEGATEGNLCITDSWPGQMRTVFGDHERFEQTYFSTYPGKYFTGDGARRDEDGYWWITGRVDDVINVSGHRMGTAEVESALVSHPKVSEAAVVGYPHDVKGQGIYCYVTLMEGEAPSEELKKELVAHVRNEIGPIASPDKIQFAPGLPKTRSGKIMRRILRKIAEDDFGALGDTSTLADPAVVDDLVGNRQNRKTTAA, from the coding sequence ATGACGACGCTGCCCGTCAAGGACGAATGGAAGGCCGGCGCGCTTTTGACGCAAGCCGACTACGCCAGCTGGTACGAGAAGAGCGTCGGCGATCCCGATGGCTTCTGGCGCGAGCACGGGCAGCGGCTGGACTGGATCAAGCCCTATGCCAAGGTGAAGAACACCTCCTTCGCGCCGGGCAACGTCTCGATCAAATGGTTCGAGGACGGCACGCTCAACCTCTCAGTCAACTGTCTCGACCGGCATCTCGACAAGCGCGGCGACCAGACCGCCATTCTCTGGGAAGGGGACGATCCGTCCGAGTCCCGCGCCATCTCCTACCGGGAGCTGCACGGCGAAGTCTCCCGCATGGCCAATGTTCTGAAGGACATGGGCGCCCGGCGCGGCGACCGGGTGTCGATCTACATGCCGATGATTCCCGAGGCGGCGGTCGCCATGCTCGCCTGCGCGCGCATCGGCGCGGTGCATTCGGTGGTGTTCGGCGGCTTCTCGCCCGATGCGCTGGGCGGGCGCATGGAGGGCTCGGGCTCCAGGATCCTCGTCACCGCCGACGAGGGCCTGCGCGCCGGGCGCAAGGTGCCCTTGAAGAGCAATGCCGACAAGGCGATCGAGATCGCCGCCAAGAGCGGGCACACGGTCGAGAAGGTGCTGGTGGTCCGGCGCACCGGCGCCGAGGTGCCCGTCACGCCGGGGCGTGACGTCTGGTGGCACGAGGCGCGCGAGCAAGTCTCCGCCGACTGCCCGCCGGAGGAGATGGGGGCCGAGGACCCGCTCTTCATCCTCTACACGTCGGGCTCCACCGGCAAGCCCAAGGGCGTCCTGCACACGACGGGCGGCTATCTCGTCTGGGCCTCGATGACGCATCAATACGTCTTCGACTATCGCGAGGGCGAGGTCTTCTGGTGCACGGCCGATGTCGGCTGGGTCACGGGCCACAGCTACACCGTCTATGGCCCGCTCGCCAACGGCGGCACGACCCTGATGTTCGAGGGCGTGCCGAACTATCCCGACGCCGGGCGCATGTGGCAGGTGGTCGACAAGCACGGCGTCAACATCTTCTACACCGCGCCGACCGCCATCCGCGCCCTGATGGGGGCGGGCGACGAGTTCGTCGCCAAGTCCTCGCGCAAGTCCATCCGCGTTCTCGGCTCGGTCGGCGAGCCGATCAACCCGGAAGCCTGGAACTGGTACTACCGCGTGGTGGGCGAGGAGCGCTGCCCGATCGTCGACACCTGGTGGCAGACCGAAACGGGCGGCATCCTCATCACGCCGCTGCCCGGCGCCACCGATCTCAAGCCAGGCTCGGCGACGCGCCCCTTCTTCGGCGTCCAGCCGCAGCTGGTGGACGGTGAGGGCAAGGTGCTGGAGGGTGCGACCGAGGGCAATCTCTGCATCACAGACTCTTGGCCCGGCCAGATGCGCACCGTGTTCGGCGATCACGAGCGCTTCGAGCAGACCTATTTCTCGACCTATCCCGGCAAGTATTTCACCGGCGACGGCGCGCGGCGGGACGAGGACGGCTACTGGTGGATCACCGGCCGGGTGGACGACGTCATCAACGTGTCGGGCCACCGCATGGGCACGGCCGAGGTGGAGTCGGCTCTGGTCTCGCATCCCAAGGTCTCGGAAGCGGCGGTGGTCGGCTATCCCCACGACGTGAAGGGGCAGGGGATCTACTGCTACGTCACGCTGATGGAAGGCGAGGCGCCCTCGGAGGAGCTGAAGAAAGAGCTCGTCGCCCATGTGCGAAACGAGATCGGCCCCATCGCCTCGCCCGACAAGATCCAGTTCGCGCCCGGCCTGCCCAAGACGCGCTCCGGCAAGATCATGCGCCGCATCCTGCGCAAGATCGCGGAGGACGATTTCGGCGCGCTGGGAGACACCTCGACGCTCGCCGACCCCGCCGTGGTGGACGATCTCGTCGGCAACCGGCAGAACCGCAAGACCACTGCTGCCTGA
- a CDS encoding PTS galactitol transporter subunit IIC codes for MNDMLGLLKGVVDALGATVLLPILIFAIALVLGAKPGRAFRAGLTIGVAFVGINLVLGLMLTTLGQVAQAIVTNTGMQRDIVDVGWPSAAAIAFGSSVGLWVIPIGILVNVALLFSGLTRTLNVDVWNFWHFAFVGSLVTAATGSLGYGLLAAALMAALSLVLADWTAKGVQRFYGVPGVSVPHLASAQIVPVAIGLNWLMDRIPGIRDIRIDTETVQRRLGVFGEPIVMGLVIGLVLGLVAYAGSADAGTVITKALQTGVNLAAVMLLLPRMVKILMEGLIPVSEAARSFVQKRAGDREIHVGLDSAILIGHPAAIASSLILVPIAILLSLILPGNRIILFADLAVIPFVVAMAAPIVNGNVFRMVVIGTVTLTLGFYVGMALSPLMTATAAGSGFAIPPQASAITSVVDGFLYLPYLVIRAAEEWGLMGLGLVLVAILALLFGYRAAPRAFDRLAGGEEPAETAPLSRGPGAPAVTPR; via the coding sequence ATGAACGACATGCTCGGCCTGTTGAAGGGGGTCGTGGACGCGCTCGGCGCGACCGTCCTTCTTCCCATTCTCATCTTCGCGATTGCTCTCGTGCTCGGCGCCAAGCCGGGCCGGGCCTTTCGCGCCGGCCTCACCATCGGTGTCGCCTTCGTCGGCATCAATCTCGTGCTCGGTCTGATGCTGACGACGCTGGGGCAGGTGGCCCAGGCCATCGTCACCAACACCGGGATGCAGCGCGACATCGTGGATGTCGGCTGGCCATCGGCCGCCGCGATCGCCTTCGGCTCCTCGGTCGGGCTCTGGGTCATTCCCATCGGCATTCTCGTCAACGTGGCGCTGCTCTTTTCCGGGCTGACGCGCACGCTGAACGTCGATGTCTGGAACTTCTGGCACTTCGCTTTCGTCGGCTCGCTGGTGACGGCGGCGACGGGAAGCCTCGGCTACGGACTCCTCGCCGCCGCCCTCATGGCCGCCCTGTCGCTGGTGCTGGCGGACTGGACCGCCAAGGGCGTGCAGCGCTTCTACGGCGTTCCGGGCGTCTCCGTGCCGCATCTCGCCTCCGCGCAGATCGTGCCGGTCGCCATCGGGCTGAACTGGCTGATGGACCGCATTCCCGGCATCCGCGACATCCGCATCGACACCGAGACCGTGCAGCGCCGGCTCGGCGTGTTCGGCGAGCCGATCGTCATGGGCCTCGTCATCGGCCTGGTGCTCGGCCTCGTCGCCTATGCCGGCAGCGCGGATGCCGGCACCGTCATCACCAAGGCGTTGCAGACGGGCGTCAATCTTGCCGCCGTCATGCTGCTTCTGCCGCGCATGGTGAAGATCCTGATGGAAGGGCTGATCCCGGTCTCGGAGGCGGCGCGCTCCTTCGTGCAGAAGCGGGCGGGGGACCGCGAGATCCATGTCGGGCTCGACTCCGCGATCCTGATCGGCCACCCGGCGGCGATCGCGAGCTCGCTGATCCTCGTGCCGATCGCCATTCTCCTGTCGCTGATCCTGCCGGGCAACCGCATCATCCTCTTCGCCGATCTCGCCGTGATCCCCTTCGTGGTCGCCATGGCCGCGCCCATCGTCAACGGAAACGTCTTCCGCATGGTGGTCATCGGAACGGTGACTCTGACGCTCGGCTTCTATGTCGGCATGGCGCTCTCGCCGCTGATGACGGCGACGGCAGCGGGATCGGGCTTCGCCATTCCCCCGCAGGCCAGCGCCATCACCAGCGTCGTGGACGGGTTCCTCTACCTCCCCTATCTCGTGATCCGGGCGGCCGAGGAATGGGGGCTGATGGGTCTCGGCCTCGTGCTGGTGGCGATCCTCGCGCTCCTGTTCGGCTACCGCGCCGCGCCCCGCGCCTTCGACAGGCTGGCGGGCGGCGAGGAGCCGGCGGAAACCGCGCCGCTCTCGCGCGGCCCCGGTGCGCCCGCCGTCACGCCGCGCTGA
- a CDS encoding PTS sugar transporter subunit IIA, with amino-acid sequence MLRTHLDPSLILLGAEARSAEEAITLLAERLEAAGRVRPSYGPAVIERERTMPTGLPLGAINAAIPHTDREHVIAPAVALAVLREPVRFASMDDPDEALPVRIVFALAISDKNGQIALLQAIMGFLQDQGALERILTAQTPDEVLSLVAA; translated from the coding sequence ATGCTGCGAACTCATCTCGACCCGTCGCTGATCCTCCTGGGGGCCGAGGCGCGCTCGGCGGAGGAAGCCATCACGCTTCTGGCGGAGCGGCTGGAGGCGGCGGGGCGGGTGCGGCCGAGCTATGGCCCGGCCGTGATCGAGCGCGAGCGCACCATGCCGACCGGCCTGCCGCTCGGCGCGATCAACGCCGCGATCCCGCACACGGACCGGGAGCATGTGATCGCCCCCGCCGTGGCGCTGGCGGTGCTGCGCGAGCCCGTCCGCTTCGCCAGCATGGACGATCCCGACGAGGCGCTGCCCGTGCGCATCGTCTTCGCCCTCGCGATCTCGGACAAGAACGGCCAGATCGCCCTTCTCCAGGCGATCATGGGCTTCCTGCAGGACCAGGGGGCGCTGGAGCGCATCCTCACCGCTCAGACGCCCGACGAGGTTCTCTCCCTCGTCGCCGCCTGA
- a CDS encoding PTS sugar transporter subunit IIB, with protein MRKKTILIACGTAVATSTVVAVAIEEAMQERGIPVEIRQCKATEVRSLAEDADLVVATTPVPDDIGKPVFKGLPFLTGIGRDALIEEIAAALKA; from the coding sequence ATGCGCAAGAAGACCATTCTGATCGCCTGCGGCACCGCCGTCGCCACCTCCACCGTCGTCGCCGTGGCGATCGAGGAGGCCATGCAGGAACGCGGCATTCCGGTCGAGATTCGGCAATGCAAGGCGACGGAGGTGCGCAGCTTGGCCGAGGACGCCGACCTCGTGGTCGCCACCACTCCGGTGCCCGACGACATCGGAAAGCCGGTCTTCAAGGGCTTGCCCTTCCTGACGGGTATCGGCCGCGACGCGCTGATCGAGGAGATCGCGGCGGCGCTGAAGGCGTGA